From Proteiniborus sp. MB09-C3, the proteins below share one genomic window:
- the dapA gene encoding 4-hydroxy-tetrahydrodipicolinate synthase: MALFKGSGVAIITPFKNNQVDFEKLEELLEWHIEEQTDAIIICGTTGEASTMTDKERLETIKFTVDKINKRIPVIAGTGSNNTHHTVDMSRNAENIGVDGLLIVNPYYNKTTQRGLVVHYNTIADSVNIPIIVYNVPGRTGLNITPNTLSELSKHPNIRGVKEASGNISQVAEIARLCPENFAIYSGNDDMVVPLLSLGGIGVISVVANILPRDTHDMVFSYLEKDMEKAKHLQLRMKPLIDALFIETNPIPIKKAMNLLGMDVGDLRLPLVEMSEEGSKVLIRELKNYNML, encoded by the coding sequence ATGGCTTTGTTTAAGGGATCAGGAGTCGCAATAATTACACCTTTTAAAAATAATCAAGTAGATTTTGAAAAACTTGAAGAATTACTAGAATGGCATATTGAAGAGCAAACCGATGCCATAATTATCTGTGGTACAACAGGTGAAGCTTCAACAATGACTGATAAGGAACGTTTAGAAACTATAAAATTTACAGTAGATAAAATTAACAAAAGAATTCCTGTTATAGCAGGTACAGGAAGCAACAACACTCATCATACAGTTGATATGAGTAGAAATGCTGAAAATATCGGAGTAGATGGACTGCTTATAGTAAACCCATATTATAATAAGACCACTCAAAGAGGCCTTGTAGTTCACTACAATACTATTGCAGATAGTGTTAATATACCTATAATCGTGTATAATGTTCCAGGCAGAACAGGACTAAACATCACTCCAAATACCTTATCTGAATTATCTAAGCATCCTAATATAAGAGGAGTTAAAGAAGCTAGTGGCAATATAAGTCAGGTCGCTGAAATAGCTCGTCTATGTCCAGAGAATTTTGCAATTTACTCTGGCAATGATGATATGGTAGTTCCGCTCTTATCCTTAGGAGGAATAGGTGTTATATCCGTAGTAGCAAACATACTTCCAAGGGATACACATGATATGGTATTTAGTTATTTAGAAAAGGATATGGAAAAAGCTAAACATCTTCAGCTTAGGATGAAGCCTTTAATAGATGCTCTATTTATAGAAACAAATCCGATTCCAATAAAGAAGGCTATGAATCTATTAGGCATGGATGTAGGGGATTTAAGGCTACCACTAGTTGAGATGTCAGAAGAAGGCTCCAAGGTGCTTATCCGAGAACTAAAAAACTATAATATGCTATAG
- the dapB gene encoding 4-hydroxy-tetrahydrodipicolinate reductase: MLNVIVNGCHGKMGQVLVYQIKQDNELKIIAGIDREPRRIKVDFPVYDNIFDCKEKADVVIDFSRPETLQGLLDYSVKTNTPLVIATTGMSPQDMNNIKEVSKKVPIFQSANMSVGMNVLIKLAREAAKIMEDSTDIEIVERHHNLKVDAPSGTAYLIANKINDSLKNPKQYIYGRHTKTERRNENEIGIHAIRGGTIVGDHTVIFAGSDEIIEISHSATSKNIFALGAIKAAKFIANKEPAFYNMDNLMENKI, translated from the coding sequence ATGCTAAATGTAATAGTAAATGGATGTCATGGGAAGATGGGGCAGGTATTAGTATATCAAATCAAGCAGGACAACGAGCTTAAAATAATTGCTGGCATAGATAGAGAGCCAAGAAGAATAAAAGTAGACTTTCCAGTCTATGACAATATATTTGATTGTAAAGAAAAAGCAGATGTTGTCATAGATTTTTCTAGACCTGAAACTCTACAGGGACTTTTGGACTATTCAGTAAAAACTAACACTCCACTAGTAATAGCAACTACAGGCATGTCTCCCCAAGATATGAATAATATAAAAGAAGTATCAAAAAAAGTTCCTATTTTCCAGTCTGCAAATATGTCAGTCGGAATGAATGTCTTAATAAAGTTAGCTAGGGAAGCAGCTAAGATAATGGAAGACTCTACAGATATTGAAATAGTTGAAAGACATCACAACTTAAAGGTAGATGCGCCAAGTGGTACAGCTTACTTAATTGCAAATAAAATAAATGACAGCTTAAAAAATCCTAAACAATACATCTATGGAAGACATACTAAAACAGAAAGAAGAAATGAAAATGAAATTGGAATTCACGCAATACGAGGTGGAACCATAGTAGGCGATCATACTGTAATATTTGCTGGCAGCGATGAAATAATTGAAATATCACATAGTGCTACATCTAAGAACATATTTGCCTTAGGAGCTATAAAAGCTGCCAAGTTTATAGCTAATAAGGAACCTGCTTTTTATAATATGGATAATTTAATGGAAAATAAGATATGA
- the hpt gene encoding hypoxanthine phosphoribosyltransferase, which yields MVTDKEQKILFSADDIKKRVKELGQQISKDYEGKNLVVISLLRGSFIFASDLVREIDVPIQIEFITTASYGHGEESSGLVNIVNDIKDDIEGRDVLVVDDIMDTGLTMEKILEHLKKKNPNSIKSCVMLDKPERRKTEITSDYVGFTIPDLFIVGYGLNYGDYYRNVPYIFSFVD from the coding sequence ATGGTTACTGACAAAGAACAAAAAATACTATTCTCTGCTGATGATATAAAGAAAAGAGTTAAGGAACTAGGTCAACAGATAAGTAAGGATTATGAAGGAAAAAATTTAGTAGTTATATCTCTCTTAAGGGGAAGTTTTATTTTTGCTTCGGATTTAGTAAGGGAGATTGATGTGCCTATACAAATAGAATTCATAACTACTGCAAGCTATGGTCATGGTGAAGAATCGTCAGGACTAGTAAATATTGTCAATGATATTAAGGATGACATAGAAGGTAGAGATGTATTAGTTGTTGATGATATTATGGATACAGGACTAACTATGGAAAAGATTTTAGAGCATTTGAAGAAGAAGAATCCAAATAGTATTAAATCTTGTGTTATGTTAGACAAGCCTGAAAGAAGAAAGACTGAAATTACATCTGATTACGTAGGATTTACTATTCCTGATTTATTTATAGTTGGATATGGTTTAAATTATGGAGATTATTACAGAAATGTTCCTTACATTTTTTCATTTGTTGATTAA
- a CDS encoding N-6 DNA methylase: MKPLLAIIESIYEMYPTKSYGRIEEDIIYSAVLLTLREHGVRDEQIKKLDADKLLKAQECRAYSLLESDDLKEFWYDYMVLSRIYEYIVGKRINKKEKYSIYYTPEWIVQYIVDGSVNEALLDYHDLEDIKILEPACGCGVFLAYIFDLLYELYLDRTNYDCIDICRYIIQNNLYGIDVDPRAIEICRYLLMIKVFKKTGKLNGFTYNLFADNFLTEPLFSKNHFDLIIGNPPYLENRGLNKYFDKEYMKKNFRTAIGRFDIYGLFIEKSILLLKKGGYLYFVVPGNLLSNNNFAPVRRFILENSSITSIINLGEGIFEDVGMNMIIISMHKDISTADDLIICKNISNSEDKKRDIKIKEHKEIPQRFYENTLLNVFDIDSSYETFKLREKIYNDCSLRIKDVAEVVAGIATGNVRKKLLTTNENRTYAKKVLEGKNVQRFCHQWSGIYFIDDKSIINRSKGEYATFMREDMINKEKLIIRQTADKFICSYDNERYYILNTLYSLVIKGSYENTLDIKYVLALLNSKLFHFLYSTLIREKGKLFPQLKIFHIQYSPIKIPHENIQQKIRSLVDEIILLNTKIYAKDDLDSMVIIEHEKRRDSLNLFLDEIIFQVFSLNSKEIEIINREIN, from the coding sequence ATGAAGCCCTTATTAGCTATAATCGAAAGTATTTATGAAATGTATCCCACAAAATCCTATGGAAGAATAGAAGAGGATATAATTTATTCTGCAGTTTTACTCACTTTAAGAGAACATGGAGTTAGAGACGAACAGATAAAAAAATTAGATGCAGATAAGCTATTAAAGGCACAGGAGTGCAGGGCATATTCACTTCTCGAAAGTGATGACTTAAAAGAATTTTGGTATGACTATATGGTTTTGTCTAGAATTTATGAGTACATAGTAGGGAAAAGAATAAATAAAAAAGAAAAATATAGTATTTATTATACTCCAGAGTGGATAGTCCAATATATAGTAGATGGCTCAGTTAATGAAGCTTTACTAGACTATCATGACTTAGAAGACATAAAGATACTAGAGCCTGCTTGTGGCTGCGGAGTATTTTTAGCATATATTTTTGACCTGCTATATGAGCTGTATTTAGATAGAACAAACTATGATTGCATAGATATATGCAGGTACATTATACAAAATAATTTATATGGAATAGATGTTGATCCCAGGGCAATAGAAATATGCAGATATTTGCTGATGATTAAAGTGTTTAAGAAAACTGGCAAGCTTAACGGCTTTACATATAACTTATTTGCAGATAATTTCTTGACAGAACCCTTATTTAGTAAAAATCATTTTGATTTAATAATAGGTAATCCACCATATCTAGAAAATAGAGGTCTGAATAAATATTTTGATAAAGAATACATGAAAAAAAATTTTAGAACTGCAATAGGAAGATTTGATATTTATGGACTTTTTATTGAAAAGTCGATATTATTGCTAAAAAAGGGCGGATATCTTTATTTCGTTGTACCTGGAAATCTATTATCTAACAATAACTTTGCTCCAGTTAGAAGGTTTATACTAGAAAATTCATCTATTACAAGCATAATCAATTTAGGAGAAGGAATTTTTGAAGATGTGGGAATGAACATGATCATTATTTCCATGCATAAAGACATTTCAACAGCAGATGATCTGATTATATGTAAAAATATTTCTAATAGTGAAGATAAAAAAAGAGATATAAAAATAAAGGAACATAAAGAAATTCCTCAAAGGTTTTATGAAAATACGCTTCTGAACGTTTTTGATATTGATTCTTCATATGAAACCTTTAAGCTTAGAGAAAAAATATATAATGATTGTTCCTTAAGAATAAAGGATGTAGCAGAAGTAGTTGCTGGTATAGCAACTGGCAATGTCAGAAAAAAGCTTTTGACAACAAATGAGAATCGAACCTATGCAAAAAAAGTGTTAGAAGGGAAAAATGTACAAAGGTTTTGTCATCAGTGGTCAGGTATATATTTTATCGATGATAAAAGCATAATAAATAGAAGTAAAGGCGAATATGCAACATTTATGAGGGAGGACATGATAAATAAGGAAAAACTGATTATTAGGCAAACAGCAGATAAATTCATTTGCTCATATGATAATGAGAGATATTATATTTTAAATACCCTCTATTCTTTAGTAATCAAAGGTAGCTATGAAAATACATTAGATATTAAATACGTATTAGCATTATTAAATTCAAAGCTTTTTCACTTTTTGTATAGTACTTTAATAAGAGAAAAGGGAAAATTGTTTCCGCAGCTTAAGATATTTCATATTCAATATAGTCCTATTAAAATTCCTCATGAAAATATACAACAAAAAATAAGAAGTCTAGTAGATGAGATTATACTTTTAAATACGAAAATATATGCAAAGGATGATCTAGATAGTATGGTTATTATTGAACATGAAAAAAGAAGGGATTCTTTGAATCTCTTTTTAGACGAGATTATATTTCAGGTGTTTAGCCTAAATTCAAAAGAAATTGAAATTATAAATAGGGAAATAAATTAG
- a CDS encoding single-stranded DNA-binding protein, which translates to MADKVIDSNSITVVGKIINDKEFSHEMYGEGFYSFDLEVPRLSDYSDVLPITISERLLVNMDLKPGVNVVVEGQLRSYNRYVSGSNKLVLTVFARDAHIPETEEELNELLKRPNEIYLDGYICKMPVYRTTPFGREITDLLVAVNRPYNKSDYIPCIAWGRNARFCEKLQIGDHIRLWGRIQSREYQKRTGEGEVLNKVAFEVSISKLEFVREDNNREGKKQDL; encoded by the coding sequence ATGGCTGACAAGGTAATTGATTCGAATTCAATAACCGTAGTGGGCAAGATAATCAATGATAAGGAGTTTAGTCATGAAATGTATGGGGAGGGCTTTTATTCTTTTGATTTAGAGGTACCTAGACTAAGTGACTATTCTGATGTGTTACCAATTACAATTTCTGAAAGACTTTTAGTTAATATGGATCTTAAACCAGGGGTAAATGTAGTAGTTGAAGGACAGCTAAGGTCTTATAACAGATATGTAAGTGGAAGCAACAAATTAGTTCTAACAGTATTTGCAAGGGATGCACACATTCCTGAAACCGAAGAAGAACTTAATGAATTGCTAAAAAGACCAAATGAAATCTATCTTGACGGATATATATGCAAAATGCCTGTATACAGGACAACTCCGTTTGGTAGAGAGATAACAGATTTATTAGTAGCAGTTAATAGGCCTTATAACAAATCTGACTACATACCTTGCATCGCCTGGGGAAGAAATGCAAGATTTTGCGAAAAGCTTCAGATTGGCGATCACATAAGATTATGGGGAAGAATCCAAAGCCGTGAATATCAGAAGAGAACAGGCGAAGGAGAAGTATTAAACAAGGTGGCATTTGAGGTTTCAATATCAAAACTAGAATTTGTAAGGGAAGATAATAATAGAGAAGGGAAAAAACAAGACCTTTAA
- a CDS encoding UDP-N-acetylmuramoyl-L-alanyl-D-glutamate--2,6-diaminopimelate ligase: MMKTDGVNITGITCDSSKVQKGFAFVAISGKSKDGNQYIDEAIKRGASIIYTEDGIKTGCIPVIKVENSRKKLAELLNQYYDYPSQKIILVGITGTNGKTTTSYILEHILKEAGFRTAVIGTLGIKFGEKHIPTNLTTPDPEVLFYALNEMAKEKVEVVIMEVSSHGLKLERVYGLDFDMAIHTNIGYDHMNFHKTKSDYIKSKKMLFDSLKKNGISIINLDDNEGLKLIEGNTNTIAVTYGLNPKSSITASSLKLLDGINFNLCIQRGLTALNSAEIEPMELPIFLKLIGRHNIYNSLAAISGALCFGVQPFEIAKSLSKFTGIDRRLSIIFDKNYLIIDDFCHNPSGYEVIFETIQSLDFNRLIIVNSIRGNRGVQINRNNAKIIGSWCDTMKNVNLILTLSKDATGVEDNVRRGEILAYKATLDKMRVKYVINDTLVDSLQEALRIVEKNDLILMLGAQGMDEGKKIIKKLLHID, from the coding sequence ATGATGAAAACAGATGGAGTGAATATTACAGGTATTACATGTGATTCAAGCAAGGTGCAGAAGGGATTTGCTTTTGTTGCAATAAGTGGAAAAAGTAAGGATGGTAACCAGTACATAGATGAGGCAATAAAAAGAGGGGCAAGTATTATTTATACAGAGGATGGTATTAAAACTGGCTGCATACCTGTAATAAAGGTTGAAAATTCCAGAAAAAAGCTAGCGGAGTTACTTAACCAATATTATGACTATCCATCGCAAAAAATTATATTAGTTGGAATAACTGGCACCAATGGTAAAACTACTACTTCTTATATACTAGAGCACATTCTAAAAGAAGCAGGATTTAGAACTGCTGTCATCGGGACATTAGGTATCAAGTTTGGTGAAAAACATATACCTACAAACCTAACAACTCCAGATCCTGAAGTTTTATTTTATGCACTAAACGAAATGGCAAAAGAAAAGGTTGAAGTAGTCATTATGGAAGTATCATCCCATGGACTGAAACTAGAAAGAGTTTATGGATTAGACTTTGATATGGCTATACATACTAATATTGGTTATGATCATATGAATTTTCATAAAACTAAGAGTGATTATATAAAATCAAAAAAAATGCTGTTTGATTCATTGAAGAAAAATGGAATTTCGATAATCAATTTAGATGATAATGAAGGGCTAAAGCTTATAGAAGGAAATACAAATACAATAGCAGTTACCTATGGATTAAATCCTAAGTCTAGTATTACAGCGTCTAGCCTAAAGCTACTAGATGGTATCAATTTCAATCTATGTATACAAAGAGGATTGACGGCATTAAATAGCGCGGAGATTGAGCCTATGGAACTACCTATATTTCTGAAATTAATAGGAAGACATAACATATATAATTCCTTGGCTGCTATTAGTGGAGCTCTTTGTTTTGGTGTACAACCTTTTGAAATAGCTAAATCATTAAGTAAATTTACCGGAATAGATAGAAGGCTTAGTATAATATTTGATAAAAACTATTTAATAATTGACGACTTTTGTCATAACCCGTCTGGTTATGAAGTTATTTTTGAAACTATTCAATCATTAGATTTTAACAGGTTAATTATAGTTAATTCCATAAGAGGAAATAGAGGGGTACAGATCAACAGAAATAATGCAAAGATTATAGGCTCTTGGTGTGATACTATGAAAAATGTAAATCTTATTTTGACACTTAGCAAAGATGCAACAGGAGTTGAGGATAATGTGAGAAGGGGAGAGATTCTAGCCTATAAAGCTACTTTAGATAAAATGAGAGTTAAATATGTAATTAATGATACATTAGTGGATTCTTTGCAAGAGGCATTAAGAATAGTAGAGAAAAATGATTTGATACTAATGCTAGGAGCTCAGGGCATGGATGAGGGAAAAAAGATTATAAAAAAATTGCTTCACATAGATTAG
- a CDS encoding polysaccharide deacetylase family protein translates to MKVYILNKKVAIKVTAVLILLVVSIMFTGVIKENGIRSVFSPARELPIYYVDTPEKKIAISFDAAWGTDFTNDILDTLDKYNVKTTFFLVDFWVKKYPEVVKEIDRRGHEIGNHSTNHPYMSKLDDIQIIKEIKTTEDSIKNVTGKKTILFRPPFGDYNDRLIRVCRENGYYVIQWDVDSLDWKEFGVQPVVDRVTRNVKNGSIVLFHNNAKYVSEYLPIILEKLQTDGYKIVPISELIHKDDFYIDNNGKQIKKQ, encoded by the coding sequence ATGAAGGTTTATATATTAAATAAAAAAGTTGCTATAAAAGTAACCGCAGTATTGATACTTCTAGTTGTATCAATCATGTTTACTGGAGTTATAAAAGAAAATGGAATTAGGAGCGTTTTTTCACCTGCTAGGGAACTGCCAATATACTATGTTGATACTCCTGAAAAAAAGATAGCAATTAGCTTTGATGCAGCATGGGGGACAGATTTTACTAATGATATATTAGACACTCTGGACAAGTATAATGTGAAAACCACCTTTTTTCTTGTAGATTTTTGGGTAAAAAAATATCCTGAAGTAGTCAAAGAAATAGATAGGAGAGGACATGAAATTGGAAATCATTCAACAAACCATCCATACATGTCTAAGCTAGATGATATCCAGATAATTAAGGAAATAAAAACAACAGAAGACAGCATAAAAAATGTTACAGGCAAAAAAACCATATTATTCAGACCACCTTTTGGTGATTATAATGATAGATTAATAAGAGTTTGTAGAGAAAATGGGTACTATGTAATACAATGGGATGTAGATTCACTTGACTGGAAAGAATTCGGAGTTCAGCCCGTAGTAGATAGAGTTACTAGAAATGTAAAAAATGGTTCAATAGTTCTTTTTCATAACAATGCTAAGTATGTATCCGAATATTTGCCTATTATCCTAGAAAAGCTACAGACCGATGGCTATAAAATAGTTCCTATATCAGAGCTTATTCATAAAGATGATTTCTATATTGATAATAATGGAAAGCAAATCAAAAAGCAGTAA
- a CDS encoding Lrp/AsnC family transcriptional regulator, with translation MEEILEILEKNSRYTDEEIAVMSGKTVEEVREAIRDFEEKSIIAGFTTLINWENTGKETVTALIEVKIAPQRGEGFDKVAERIYKFSEVKACYLMSGDFDLTVIVEGKTMKEVALFVSQKLAVQEYVLSTSTHFILKKYKEHGTVFKPKQIDRREVLII, from the coding sequence GTGGAAGAAATTCTTGAGATTTTAGAAAAAAATAGTAGGTATACTGATGAAGAAATAGCTGTCATGTCTGGAAAAACAGTTGAAGAAGTTAGAGAAGCTATTCGTGATTTTGAGGAAAAGAGTATAATAGCTGGCTTTACTACTCTCATAAACTGGGAGAATACTGGTAAGGAAACAGTTACTGCTTTAATCGAGGTTAAAATTGCTCCACAAAGAGGAGAAGGTTTTGATAAGGTAGCTGAAAGAATATATAAATTTTCTGAGGTAAAAGCTTGTTATCTTATGTCAGGAGATTTTGATTTAACAGTAATTGTTGAAGGAAAAACCATGAAGGAAGTTGCTCTTTTTGTATCTCAGAAGCTAGCAGTGCAGGAATACGTACTTAGTACGTCTACACATTTTATCCTTAAAAAATATAAGGAGCATGGTACAGTATTTAAACCAAAACAAATAGATAGAAGAGAGGTATTGATTATATGA
- a CDS encoding aminotransferase class I/II-fold pyridoxal phosphate-dependent enzyme gives MILENMILDNIKNMPPSGIRKYFDMINEMKDVISLGVGEPDFVTPWNIREAGVYSLEEGHTHYSSNAGFIELRVEISKYLNRRFNLLYNPDNEIIVTVGGSEGIDIALRALVGPGDEVIIPEPSFVAYKGCTTFTGATPKVLELREENEFKLTPEMLEKAITPKTKVVIIPFPNNPTGAIMTRQELSEIVEVLKDKELIVISDEIYAELSYSGEHASIASFPEMKDKTIVINGFSKAFAMTGWRLGYVCGHHILVEAMKKIHQYAIMCSPTVSQYAAIEALKNGEHGVREMVKEYNRRRRVLVNGFRKMGLDCFEPLGAFYVFPSIKPTGMNSDEFCEKLLMTEKVLTVPGNAFGDCGEGFIRACYASSMDNIVEALKRIERFVDTQKH, from the coding sequence ATGATACTAGAAAATATGATTCTAGATAATATAAAAAACATGCCCCCATCTGGTATAAGAAAATATTTTGACATGATTAATGAAATGAAGGATGTTATATCTTTAGGAGTAGGAGAGCCTGATTTCGTTACTCCATGGAATATAAGGGAAGCAGGAGTATATTCTCTTGAAGAAGGTCATACTCATTACTCTTCTAATGCTGGATTCATTGAACTGCGTGTTGAAATATCAAAATATTTAAACAGGAGATTTAATCTTTTATATAATCCTGATAACGAAATAATAGTTACTGTGGGTGGAAGTGAAGGTATAGATATTGCACTCAGAGCTTTGGTAGGTCCTGGTGATGAAGTCATTATTCCGGAGCCAAGCTTTGTAGCCTATAAGGGATGTACGACTTTTACAGGTGCAACTCCAAAGGTACTAGAGCTTCGGGAAGAGAATGAATTTAAACTCACTCCTGAAATGCTAGAAAAAGCTATTACTCCAAAAACCAAGGTAGTCATCATTCCATTCCCTAATAACCCAACAGGAGCCATAATGACTAGACAGGAGCTAAGTGAAATTGTTGAAGTGTTAAAGGACAAAGAATTAATAGTAATTTCTGATGAAATTTATGCGGAGCTTTCCTATTCTGGAGAACATGCTTCTATAGCTAGTTTTCCAGAAATGAAGGATAAGACTATAGTTATCAATGGGTTTTCTAAAGCTTTTGCTATGACAGGTTGGAGACTTGGATATGTGTGTGGACATCATATATTAGTCGAAGCCATGAAAAAAATTCATCAATATGCCATAATGTGCTCCCCAACAGTTTCTCAATATGCAGCTATTGAAGCATTAAAAAATGGTGAACATGGTGTCAGGGAAATGGTTAAAGAATATAACAGGAGAAGAAGAGTGCTTGTTAATGGTTTTAGAAAGATGGGATTAGATTGTTTTGAACCCTTAGGAGCCTTTTACGTATTCCCAAGTATTAAGCCAACAGGCATGAACTCTGATGAATTCTGTGAAAAGCTTCTTATGACAGAAAAGGTGCTTACTGTACCAGGTAATGCTTTTGGAGATTGTGGTGAAGGTTTTATTAGAGCCTGCTATGCATCGTCTATGGATAATATAGTCGAAGCCTTAAAAAGAATAGAAAGATTTGTTGATACTCAAAAGCATTAA
- a CDS encoding MaoC family dehydratase, whose protein sequence is MIPKIGDTYSFRKTFSESDVYLFGGIIGDSSPWHIDEVFARNSRFGKRLVYGMLTASLFSTIIGRYFPGYVYLSQDESFRGPVFIGDTIEASVVVTEVTEKGKVTLQCKCTNEKGEEVLVGTGKIIKLND, encoded by the coding sequence ATGATACCGAAAATTGGAGATACCTATTCGTTTAGAAAGACTTTCTCTGAGTCAGATGTGTATTTATTTGGAGGGATAATTGGAGATAGCAGTCCTTGGCATATAGATGAAGTATTTGCTAGAAATAGCAGGTTTGGCAAAAGGCTTGTATATGGAATGCTAACAGCTAGTTTATTCTCAACAATAATCGGAAGATATTTTCCTGGATATGTATATCTATCTCAAGATGAATCTTTTAGAGGACCTGTATTTATTGGAGACACAATAGAAGCTTCAGTAGTAGTTACAGAGGTTACAGAGAAGGGAAAAGTTACATTACAGTGTAAATGCACAAATGAAAAGGGCGAAGAAGTGCTAGTAGGAACTGGAAAAATCATAAAATTAAATGATTAA
- a CDS encoding 3-oxoacid CoA-transferase subunit B, which yields MAGLKPREIIAKRIALEFKDGDLVNLGVGIPGLVPQYLPEGVKVWLHAENGIIGGGPPAVPGEEDPFFVDASKLFCTILPGGCVFDSSMSFGIIRGGHLDYTVLGALQVDQYGNLANWIVPGGKLAGMGGAMDLVAGAKTVIVATDHCSKDGKSKILKECTFPLTGAKVADYIVTDLAFMQVTEKGLVLKEVAPGVSVVDVLLKTEAELIVDPKVKEMAI from the coding sequence ATGGCAGGATTAAAACCAAGAGAAATTATTGCTAAAAGAATAGCATTAGAGTTTAAAGATGGTGATTTAGTGAACCTAGGGGTTGGTATACCAGGACTAGTTCCACAGTATCTACCTGAAGGAGTAAAGGTTTGGCTACATGCAGAAAACGGAATAATCGGGGGAGGACCTCCAGCAGTACCAGGAGAAGAAGATCCTTTCTTTGTGGATGCAAGTAAGCTGTTCTGTACTATTTTACCTGGCGGATGTGTCTTTGATAGTTCAATGTCATTTGGCATAATCAGAGGTGGACATTTAGATTACACCGTGCTTGGTGCTTTACAGGTTGACCAATATGGGAACTTAGCAAACTGGATAGTTCCTGGCGGCAAACTGGCAGGAATGGGAGGAGCAATGGATTTAGTTGCAGGAGCAAAAACTGTAATAGTAGCAACAGATCATTGTTCAAAGGATGGAAAATCGAAGATTCTTAAAGAGTGCACATTTCCACTTACTGGAGCTAAGGTAGCTGATTATATCGTAACTGATTTGGCATTCATGCAAGTAACAGAAAAAGGCCTAGTATTAAAAGAAGTAGCTCCTGGAGTATCTGTTGTAGATGTTCTATTAAAAACAGAGGCAGAATTAATAGTGGATCCAAAAGTAAAAGAAATGGCTATTTAA
- a CDS encoding CoA transferase subunit A gives MAKIMSAKEAASYIKSGSVVHAGGFYAVGTPDNIIDEMIAQGVKDITVVSNDGGTPDEGVGKLIYAGCVKKFICSWCGLTPIIPELVEKGEMELELNPQGTLVERIRAAGFGLGGVLTPTGLDTAIEENGLGKRMNLDGKDWLYHTPLKANVAIVEAYAADKNGNLIFRRTQRNFNDVMCTAADLVIASVVNPIVEMGELDPDSIMVPGTFVDILVQREGQ, from the coding sequence ATGGCTAAAATAATGAGTGCAAAGGAAGCAGCAAGCTATATTAAAAGTGGCTCAGTAGTACACGCTGGTGGATTTTATGCTGTAGGAACACCAGATAATATAATAGATGAAATGATAGCACAGGGAGTAAAAGATATTACAGTTGTATCAAATGATGGAGGAACTCCAGATGAAGGAGTAGGCAAGCTTATATATGCTGGATGTGTAAAAAAATTTATCTGTTCATGGTGTGGACTAACTCCTATAATCCCGGAGTTGGTAGAAAAAGGAGAGATGGAGCTTGAATTAAATCCTCAAGGAACATTAGTAGAAAGAATAAGAGCTGCTGGATTTGGTTTAGGTGGGGTGTTGACACCAACAGGTCTTGATACAGCAATAGAGGAAAATGGATTAGGTAAGAGAATGAATCTAGATGGCAAAGACTGGCTGTATCACACGCCACTTAAAGCTAATGTAGCCATAGTAGAAGCCTATGCAGCTGATAAAAATGGAAATCTTATCTTTAGACGTACTCAAAGGAACTTCAATGATGTAATGTGTACAGCAGCTGATCTTGTTATTGCTTCGGTAGTTAATCCTATTGTAGAAATGGGAGAGCTAGATCCAGACTCAATAATGGTTCCAGGCACTTTTGTAGACATTTTAGTACAAAGGGAGGGTCAATAA